One segment of Zonotrichia albicollis isolate bZonAlb1 chromosome 4, bZonAlb1.hap1, whole genome shotgun sequence DNA contains the following:
- the LRIG3 gene encoding leucine-rich repeats and immunoglobulin-like domains protein 3, whose translation MLRRPRSALAVLPVLFLLPLLLGGRPAAARCPAPCRCAGHLVACSRLESSRLPERLPRGAVQLDLSHNKLSSIKTSILDHLHSLQEVKLNNNELEIIPDLGPVSANITLLSLTSNKIANILSEHLKPFQSLETLDLSNNNISELKISSFPSLQLKYLYINSNRITSMEPGTFDNLSTTLQVLKLNRNKISAIPQKMFKLSHLQHLELNRNKIKKIDGLTFQGLPALKSLKLQRNGVTRLMDGAFWGLTNMEVLQLDHNNLTEVTKGWLYGLLMLQQLHLSQNAISRISPDAWEFCQKLSELDLTFNQLARLDDSSFIGLSVLVGLYIGNNKVNYIADCAFKGLSSLQILDLKNNEISWAIEDMNGAFSGLDKLKKLILQGNRIRSITKKAFSGLDALEHLDLSNNAIMSVQGNAFSQMKKLKELHFNTSSLLCDCQLKWLPQWMSENNFQSFVNASCAHPQLLKGRSIFAVSLDGFVCDDFPKPQITVQPETQSAIKGSNLSFVCSAASSSDSPMTFAWKKDNELLQDAEMENYAHLRAQGGEVMEYTTILRLRNVEFSNEGKYQCVISNHFGSSYSVKAKLTVNMLPSFTKIPMDLTIRAGAMARLECAAVGHPVPQIAWQKDGGTDFPAARKRRMHVMPEDDVFFIVDVKIEDTGVYSCTAQNTAGSISANATLTVLETPSFLRPLLDRTVTKGETAVLQCIAGGSPPPRLNWTKDDSPLMVTERHFFAAGNQLLIIVDADVEDAGKYTCEMSNTLGTERGNIRLNVIPTPTCDSPQNVAPSLDDDGWATVGIVIIAVVCCVVGTSLVWVVIIYHTRRRNEDCSITNTDETNLPADIPSYLSSQGTLAERQDGYGSSENGSHHQFLSSSTGGYFLQQRDSNGICHLDNSSETDLEGVADPFLCHYLGTSGTLYLKGSAYSSDAFETYGTSCSPDQRTAGLGLYESGYLKKKECCQYSPPQEDPFDQCVGIIGTQATSSRLMNSIYTQNEGMGLKSRSLNSDTFDLNRSLDPSSIMSKSTFMGTFGKPLWRPQLDSLSSCRQPANCQPKTSHNNHHVSLDFDAEADEEGKERTVSRGENSFYTCKQSFENFRTSAFQSSDSDT comes from the exons ATGCTCCGCCGGCCCCGCTCGGCGCTCGCCGTCCTCCCggtgctgttcctgctgccgctgctgctgggcggccgccccgccgccgcccgctgCCCCGCGCCTTGCCGCTGCGCTGGGCACCTCGTCGCCTGCAGCCGCCTGGAGTCGAGCCGGCTGCCCGAGCGGCTGCCGCGGGGGGCGGTGCAGCT GGACTTAAGTCACAACAAATTATCTTCAATCAAGACCAGTATCTTGGATCACCTTCATAGTCTTCAGGAAGT GAAGTTGAACAACAATGAACTGGAGATCATTCCAGATCTGGGACCAGTCTCAGCAAATATAACTCTGCTGTCTTT GACCAGTAACAAGATTGCCAACATTTTGTCTGAACATCTGAAGCCATTTCAGAGTCTAGAAACTTTGGACTTGAGCAACAACAACATATCAGAGCTAAAAATTTCATCATTTCCATCGTTACAACTCAAGTATCT GTATATTAACAGTAACCGAATAACCTCTATGGAGCCTGGTACCTTTGACAATTTGTCTACCACACTTCAAGTATTGAAACTGAACAGGAACAAAATTTCAGCAATTCCTCAAAAGATGTTTAAACTGTCCCATCTGCAGCACCT GGAGCTGAATcgcaacaaaataaaaaaaatagatgGGCTCACTTTCCAAGGACTTCCTGCTTTGAAATCATTAAAACTGCAGAGAAATGGGGTTACAAGGCTTATGGATGGTGCTTTCTGGGGTTTGACCAACATGGAAGTCTT GCAGCTGGACCACAACAACTTAACAGAGGTAACCAAAGGCTGGCTTTATGGCTTACTGATGCTGCAACAACTCCATCTCAGCCAAAATGCCATCAGCAGGATCAGTCCTGATGCCTGGGAATTTTGCCAAAAACTCAGTGAACT AGATTTGACATTCAATCAATTAGCAAGGTTAGATGATTCAAGCTTCATTGGTTTAAGCGTGCTGGTTGGACTGTACATCGGAAACAACAAAGTAAACTACATTGCTGATTGTGCCTTCAAGGGACTTTCCAGTCTACAGATTTT GGATCTGAAAAACAATGAAATATCATGGGCTATTGAAGATATGAATGGTGCTTTCTCTGGCCTAGATAAACTTAAGAAGCT GATACTCCAAGGAAACAGGATTAGATCTATTACAAAGAAAGCATTTTCTGGTTTGGATGCACTTGAACACTT aGATCTAAGTAACAATGCAATTATGTCAGTTCAAGGAAATGCATTTTCACAAATGAAGAAACTCAAAGAATT GCACTTCAACACATCAAGTCTCTTGTGTGATTGCCAGTTGAAATGGCTACCACAGTGGATGTCAGAGAACAACTTCCAGAGCTTTGTAAATGCCAGTTGTGCCCATCCTCAGCTGCTAAAAGGGAGAAGTATTTTTGCTGTCAGCctggatgggtttgtctgtg ATGATTTTCCTAAACCACAGATCACTGTCCAGCCAGAAACCCAGTCAGCAATTAAAGGCTCCAATTTGAGTTTTGTGTGttcagcagccagcagcagtgatTCCCCAATGACTTTTGCATGGAAGAAAGACAACGAATTACTGCAAGACGCTGAAATGGAGAATTACGCACACCTCCGGGCCCAGGGCGGAGAAGTGATGGAGTACACCACCATCCTTCGACTGCGGAATGTGGAATTCAGTAATGAGGGGAAATACCAGTGTGTTATTTCAAATCATTTCGGTTCATCCTACTCTGTCAAAGCCAAACTTACAGTAAACA TGCTGCCTTCATTTACAAAAATCCCCATGGACTTGACCATTCGAGCTGGGGCAATGGCACGTTTGGAATGTGCTGCAGTTGGGCATCCTGTCCCACAGattgcttggcagaaagatggTGGAAcagattttcctgcagcacGCAAGAGGCGCATGCATGTCATGCCTGAAGATGATGTATTCTTTATTGTTGATGTAAAGATCGAGGACACAGGTGTTTACAGCTGTACAGCTCAAAACACTGCTGGAAGCATTTCAGCTAATGCAACATTAACAGTCCTAG AAACGCCATCATTTTTGCGGCCTTTGCTGGATCGAACTGTAACAAAAGGTGAAACTGCCGTCTTGCAGTGCATTGCTGGTGGTAGCCCTCCACCCCGACTGAACTGGACTAAGGATGACAGCCCTCTCATGGTAACAGAAAGGCACTTCTTTGCTGCAGGCAATCAGTTACTAATTATTGTGGATGCAGATGTAGAAGATGCCGGGAAGTACACTTGTGAAATGTCTAATACACTTGGAACGGAACGAGGCAACATCCGACTTAATGTAATTCCTACTCCCACCTGTGACTCTCCTCAAAACGTTGCCCCATCACTTGATGATGATGGATGGGCCACAGTTGGCATTGTGATCATAGCTGTGGTTTGCTGTGTGGTGGGCACTTCCTTGGTGTGGGTGGTCATCATCTACCACACCAgacggagaaatgaagattGCAGCATCACAAATACAG ATGAAACAAATTTGCCTGCTGACATTCCAAGTTACCTGTCATCCCAGGGGACACTGGCTGAAAGGCAGGATGGATATGGCTCATCTGAAAATGGCAGTCACCATCAGTTCCTCTCATCTTCTACAGGAGGGtatttcctgcagcagagggacAGTAATG gcatTTGCCATCTAGATAACAGCAGTGAGACAGACTTGGAGGGTGTTGCAGATCCATTCCTTTGCCACTATCTGGGGACTTCGGGAACTTTGTATTTAAAAGGCAGCGCTTACAGTTCTGACGCATTTGAAACATATGGTACAA gTTGCAGCCCTGACCAGAGAACAGCAGGCTTGGGCCTTTACGAGTCTggatatttaaagaaaaaggaatgcTGTCAATACTCACCTCCACAGGAAGATCCCTTTGACCAGTGTGTTGGCATTATTGGAACACAGGCTACAAGTAGCAGATTGATGAACTCTATTTATACTCAAAATGAAGGAATGGGACTGAAAAGCAGAAGTCTCAATTCAGACACATTTGACTTAAACAGAAGTTTGGACCCCTCATCTATTATGAGTAAAAGCACTTTCATGG GAACATTTGGAAAGCCTTTATGGAGGCCTCAGCTGGACTCTCTTTCAAGCTGTAGACAGCCTGCAAATTGCCAACCAAAAACCTCCCATAATAATCATCATGTCTCACTGGACTTTGATGCAGAGGCAGAtgaagagggaaaggaaaggacagTTTCTAGAGGAGAAAATAGCTTTTATACTTGCAAACAGTCCTTTGAAAACTTTAGGACTTCTGCTTTCCAATCCTCTGATTCAGATACGTAG